A region from the Stygiolobus caldivivus genome encodes:
- a CDS encoding PaaI family thioesterase, which yields MTDESIRSYNRIEIVKSFDPEKVNTILSREKLFSYLGLKVIKIEKGYVETSLEYSENVLRIGGVLHGGAIMTTIDYTGGLATMTVNDGEDQVTQELKINFLEPMSNGPFRCVAKVVRAGRTAVVVEVDFFDKDGVLGAKALGTWYILRGRRVAK from the coding sequence ATGACCGACGAGAGCATACGGAGTTATAATCGGATTGAGATAGTAAAATCTTTTGACCCAGAAAAAGTTAACACGATCTTGTCGAGGGAAAAACTGTTTAGCTACCTAGGACTAAAGGTCATTAAGATCGAAAAGGGCTATGTAGAGACCTCCCTTGAGTATTCCGAAAACGTGTTAAGAATAGGAGGAGTGCTCCACGGGGGTGCAATAATGACTACCATCGACTACACTGGAGGGTTAGCTACTATGACAGTAAATGACGGAGAAGACCAAGTTACGCAGGAGCTTAAAATAAACTTCTTAGAGCCTATGAGCAACGGACCTTTTAGGTGTGTCGCGAAAGTAGTAAGGGCAGGGAGGACCGCGGTAGTGGTAGAAGTAGACTTCTTTGATAAGGACGGGGTGTTAGGTGCAAAGGCGCTCGGGACTTGGTATATATTAAGGGGGAGAAGGGTAGCGAAATGA
- a CDS encoding phytoene desaturase family protein: MKVIVVGGGHNGLTVASLLAEKGFKVTVFEAREKLGGMTDTVEVNGVKLSRASYVLGLMPDFLVKKFGIPVIKGDVFQTFYVNGKVIPFWRDKEKRIKELVRAGEKKYPEFEEKLLKFKDLLYKKFMFVSRPPTKDEIREEAEKLGLGEFVDSHAKKLLSEYISEEYHYFFIYPGMERTSAYVIAYFFSPDWALVEGGMGRVAEKVVEFGKRYGVEYRVNSKVERIIVKGEEVKGVIVNGKEYNADAVVLATSPLVFPDLTKVKVNLPIARWKKYNIILRDFPRIPEPLRGYEYSLLDTEAGEVIIPSVLDKSRGGVVLETMGDLDEVKEIFKIRDEDIVYVDKINGEVSQALYNLPFGNLNHLPMTDEFLFEKRSGYKTQYTNLYLCSAGTYPGGQVTGIPAYNVANLILSSSSG; the protein is encoded by the coding sequence ATGAAGGTAATCGTAGTCGGTGGAGGACATAACGGGTTAACTGTAGCCTCACTTTTAGCCGAGAAAGGGTTTAAAGTAACGGTATTTGAAGCCAGAGAAAAACTCGGAGGAATGACCGATACTGTAGAGGTCAATGGGGTAAAACTGAGCAGGGCTTCATACGTACTGGGCTTAATGCCAGACTTCCTCGTAAAGAAGTTTGGTATACCCGTAATAAAGGGTGACGTGTTTCAGACTTTTTATGTTAACGGTAAGGTAATACCATTCTGGAGGGACAAAGAAAAGAGGATAAAGGAACTAGTCAGGGCTGGAGAGAAGAAATACCCTGAGTTCGAGGAGAAACTGTTAAAGTTCAAGGATTTACTCTACAAAAAATTTATGTTCGTTTCCAGACCTCCAACAAAAGACGAAATAAGGGAAGAGGCGGAGAAACTCGGTTTAGGGGAGTTCGTTGATTCCCATGCTAAAAAACTTCTCTCTGAATATATATCTGAAGAATACCATTACTTCTTTATCTACCCCGGGATGGAAAGGACTTCGGCTTACGTAATTGCTTACTTTTTCTCTCCAGATTGGGCACTTGTTGAAGGGGGTATGGGGAGGGTAGCCGAAAAAGTAGTTGAGTTCGGTAAAAGGTACGGTGTCGAATATAGGGTGAACTCCAAGGTAGAGCGTATTATAGTTAAAGGTGAAGAAGTAAAGGGGGTGATAGTAAACGGTAAGGAATATAACGCAGACGCCGTAGTCCTCGCTACAAGCCCGCTCGTCTTTCCCGACTTAACTAAGGTAAAAGTGAACTTACCAATAGCCAGATGGAAGAAGTATAATATCATATTAAGGGACTTCCCTAGGATACCGGAGCCGTTGAGGGGTTACGAGTACTCTTTATTAGATACAGAGGCAGGTGAGGTCATAATACCATCCGTACTTGACAAGTCAAGAGGAGGCGTAGTCTTAGAGACTATGGGAGACCTCGATGAAGTTAAGGAAATCTTTAAGATAAGGGATGAGGACATAGTCTATGTAGATAAAATAAACGGAGAGGTTAGCCAGGCTCTTTATAATTTACCTTTTGGTAACCTCAACCATTTACCTATGACCGACGAATTCCTATTTGAGAAGAGATCTGGATATAAAACTCAATACACTAACTTATACTTATGCAGTGCAGGGACGTATCCTGGCGGTCAAGTCACGGGAATACCTGCATATAATGTTGCTAACTTGATCCTGAGTTCTTCATCTGGTTAA
- a CDS encoding tetratricopeptide repeat protein — protein sequence MSEIQDALNAYKQGNLNYALRKIQEVVEKNPSQEAYNLLGKILKEMGKDNEALDAFLKAGNKIEVAKIYLQHGLYRDAIQQLTDLNEKEARLIRALAYIKLEEYEKAKEELTNLDDNSPIFLKAKGIVDYHTGDYYEALRELSLAIEYYPYDAELFYYRALTKQELNMDPEDDVNIAISLNPYYAELYYSKGVILESKGKIEEAIKFYSRALEVKPQLVKAYYRRAKAYMKMGKEDEAMKDIESVNQMKNSGSS from the coding sequence ATGAGCGAGATCCAAGACGCATTAAATGCGTATAAACAAGGTAACCTTAATTACGCGTTGAGAAAAATCCAAGAGGTCGTGGAAAAAAACCCCTCACAAGAAGCTTATAACCTCCTAGGTAAGATCCTGAAAGAAATGGGTAAGGATAATGAAGCCCTAGATGCCTTCCTGAAAGCAGGTAATAAGATAGAAGTAGCCAAGATATACTTACAGCACGGCTTGTATAGGGACGCTATCCAACAGTTGACAGACCTCAACGAAAAGGAAGCGAGGTTAATCCGGGCATTAGCTTACATCAAGTTAGAGGAGTACGAAAAGGCTAAGGAAGAACTAACTAATTTAGACGATAACTCACCAATATTCCTTAAGGCTAAAGGGATCGTGGACTATCACACTGGGGACTACTATGAGGCGTTAAGGGAGTTAAGCCTTGCAATTGAGTACTATCCGTACGACGCTGAACTCTTCTACTATAGGGCTTTAACTAAGCAGGAGCTAAACATGGATCCGGAAGACGACGTAAATATAGCAATCTCACTAAACCCGTATTACGCTGAGCTCTATTACAGTAAGGGTGTAATATTGGAGAGTAAAGGTAAGATAGAAGAAGCAATTAAGTTCTATTCTAGAGCTTTAGAAGTTAAACCCCAGTTAGTTAAAGCGTATTATAGGAGAGCGAAAGCATACATGAAAATGGGTAAAGAAGATGAAGCAATGAAGGACATTGAGAGCGTTAACCAGATGAAGAACTCAGGATCAAGTTAG
- a CDS encoding FAD-dependent oxidoreductase, producing MKRIVIVGGGIGGMGVATTLSQKLKNAEITVINKDDYYISGPSRPLILTGEQKYSRIIRGYEEVGKNGIKIVVGNVYKIDPANRKVYLSDTTFNSKKELDYDYLVLAPGIIFDGSSINGYEKFWWKNTTVYDPGRVNVLKQRLWTAESGTVVVYAPKAPYRCAPAPTETTMLAHTVLSHRGVRGKFKIIHIDANDKTQPPVIADIVKQTYEKAGIQLVTNQEIVEIGENYVVTKSGEKYDYTILAMLEPNRAPKFVEEAGLGSPFAEVRSPQDLRNPKYDDVLAVGDVAKLPFPKNQEIAFESSQFAANKILEMEGVSEKVPVQYAFVGWAYLGNLEGKLETLSLQFQLDLTKQPPAASKDPQLKRDYTIQKDNWEQAYLSRLFGYKSD from the coding sequence ATGAAAAGGATCGTAATTGTTGGTGGCGGAATAGGAGGAATGGGAGTAGCAACGACATTATCCCAGAAATTAAAGAACGCTGAGATTACTGTAATAAACAAAGACGACTATTACATTTCTGGTCCTAGTAGGCCATTAATTCTCACCGGGGAACAGAAATACAGTAGAATAATCAGGGGGTACGAAGAAGTAGGGAAGAATGGAATTAAGATAGTAGTCGGTAATGTTTACAAGATTGATCCCGCTAATAGAAAAGTGTACTTATCAGATACTACTTTTAATTCAAAAAAGGAGTTAGATTATGACTACTTAGTTTTAGCCCCTGGGATAATATTCGATGGCTCCTCAATCAACGGTTACGAAAAATTCTGGTGGAAAAACACTACAGTGTATGACCCTGGAAGAGTTAACGTATTAAAGCAGAGGTTATGGACAGCAGAGAGCGGTACAGTGGTAGTGTATGCGCCAAAAGCACCTTATAGGTGTGCACCCGCCCCTACTGAAACGACGATGCTAGCACATACTGTACTCTCACACAGAGGGGTCAGAGGTAAGTTTAAGATCATCCATATAGACGCGAACGATAAGACACAACCCCCAGTAATTGCTGATATTGTTAAACAGACATATGAAAAAGCTGGAATCCAATTGGTGACTAACCAAGAAATCGTTGAGATCGGCGAGAATTATGTAGTGACAAAAAGCGGGGAGAAATACGATTATACTATTCTCGCAATGTTAGAGCCTAACAGAGCACCTAAGTTTGTAGAGGAAGCTGGGTTAGGGTCACCTTTTGCGGAAGTTAGGTCTCCCCAGGATTTGAGGAACCCTAAGTACGATGATGTCTTAGCCGTGGGAGATGTTGCTAAACTACCCTTCCCTAAGAACCAAGAAATAGCATTCGAAAGCTCACAGTTCGCTGCTAATAAGATACTTGAGATGGAAGGGGTAAGTGAAAAAGTCCCAGTGCAGTACGCATTTGTAGGTTGGGCATATTTAGGTAATTTAGAGGGTAAACTAGAGACATTAAGCCTTCAGTTCCAGTTGGACTTAACCAAGCAACCTCCAGCTGCGTCTAAAGACCCTCAGCTAAAGAGGGACTATACAATCCAGAAGGATAACTGGGAGCAAGCCTACCTATCTAGGTTATTTGGGTATAAGAGCGATTAA